In one Silene latifolia isolate original U9 population chromosome 10, ASM4854445v1, whole genome shotgun sequence genomic region, the following are encoded:
- the LOC141607631 gene encoding uncharacterized protein LOC141607631 — translation MDRDWMFVDRLDPRYRKGVEHFVRVAINNAENVEEIYCPCVKCGNNVYTRWIWHGEDVLPTLSSNLEDDSDIEGDGFDENFDRVDDLINDLKQSTEDPTQVEMFDRLAGDAIKPLYPGSSLTRLSATLKLYSLKAKNGWSDKSFTSLLQLLSEILPDGNELPKRTYDAKKILCPMGVDYVKIHACPNDCILYRKDYKDLNECPKCGASHAKNLIWHAEGRISDDKIRHPADSTQWKTIDHLFPEFGSEARNLRLGLCTDGMNPFGSLSSQWSTWPVLLTIYNLPPWLCMKRKYLMLSLLISGPKQPGNDIDVYLEPLIDDLKLLWDEGVEVYDAYHGETFNLRAMIFCTINDFPAYGNLSGYTVKGAKACPICEEDTIYDRLVHGGKNVYLCTRRLLRRSHPYRKK, via the exons ATGGATCGTGACTGGATGTTTGTTGACCGTTTGGACCCTAGATATAGGAAAGGGGTTGAACATTTTGTTAGAGTTGCTATTAATAATGCGGAGAATGTTGAAGAAATTTATTGTCCATGTGTTAAATGTGGGAATAATGT ttatacaaggtGGATTTGGCATGGGGAGGATGTGTTGCCTACCTTGAGTAGTAATTTAGAGGATGATAGCGACATTGAGGGAGATGGTTTTGATGAAAATTTTGATCGAGTAGACGACCTGATTAATGATTTGAAACAATCCACTGAAGACCCCACACAAGTAGAGATGTTTGATAGGCTAGCTGGTGATGCAATTAAACCCCTATACCCAGGTTCAAGTTTGACACGCCTATCTGCAACTTTAAAATTGTATAGTTTAAAGGCGAAAAATGGATGGAGTGATAAAAGTTTCACAAGTTTGCTTCAATTGTTGAGTGAGATTTTACCAGATGGCAATGAACTCCCTAAGCGTACCTATGATGCTAAGAAAATTTTGTGTCCAATGGGAGTTGATTATGTAAAGATACATGCATGTCCTAATGATTGCATTTTGTATCGAAAAGATTATAAAGATTTAAACGAATGTCCAAAGTGTGGGGCTTCAC ATGCAAAAAATTTAATTTGGCACGCTGAAGGTAGAATTTCAGATGACAAAATTCGTCATCCAGCTGATTCAACACAGTGGAAAACAATAGATCATTTGTTTCCTGAATTTGGATCCGAGGCTAGAAATTTAAGGCTTGGACTTTGTACTGATGGTATGAATCCGTTTGGTAGTCTAAGTAGTCAGTGGAGCACATGGCCGGTTTTGCTAACAATTTATAATCtccctccttggttatgcatgaagcgTAAATATCTTATGTTGTCGCTACTGATTTCGGGGCCTaagcaacctggaaatgatatagatgtttaCCTAGAACCCTTGATTGATGATTTGAAGTTATTATGGGATGAAGGGGTAGAGGTATATGATGCTTATCATGGTGAGACTTTTAACTTACGTGCCATGATATTTTGCACCATTAATGATTTCCCGGCTTACGGCAACCTCTCTGGTTATACTGTGAAAGGGGCTAAAGCGTGTCCAATTTGTGAGGAGGATACAATTTATGACCGTTTAGTTCATGGGGGAAAGAATGTGTACCTTTGTACTCGAAGATTGCTCCGCCGGTCACACCCTTATAGAAAAAAATGA